The Agrobacterium vitis genome includes the window TACATTGGGCGGAGCTGGCTGCAACGCAACTTCTCAAAGAGCGCTATGAGGGCAGCTACCGAACGTCTGTCGGAACTGTCGTGGAGATCAAACACATTGCGAGTGCGCTTCTACATGAAAAGATAACGGTTCGCGTCCAACTCATGCGGCTCGTCTTGGGTATAGCGCGGTTCTCAATCGACATAACGGCGCAAGACTCTGGACGTTTGTTGATGCAAGGAAGCCATGAACG containing:
- a CDS encoding thioesterase family protein, which encodes MNDLLPVNLEARSTLLIEFVFTIRKRHLATTLGGDEDVIATAVLIHWAELAATQLLKERYEGSYRTSVGTVVEIKHIASALLHEKITVRVQLMRLVLGIARFSIDITAQDSGRLLMQGSHERKVNTE